A genomic window from Silene latifolia isolate original U9 population chromosome Y, ASM4854445v1, whole genome shotgun sequence includes:
- the LOC141628104 gene encoding uncharacterized protein LOC141628104, producing MIQEMVEQVQIIWQKMRDVQDSQKSYADLKRSEIEFAVGDKVSLKVSPIKGVMRKYVSYPTHVLEPEHVEIDEQMSYVEKPKEILDGKVRKTQNGETALVKVLWTNHNVEEAMWEAEAAMRDKYPNLLV from the exons ATGATTCAGGAGATGGTGGAGCAAGTGCAAATAATTTGGCAGAAAATGAGGGATGTGCAAGATagtcagaagagttatgcagatttgaaGAGAAGTGAGATAGAATTTGCGGTAGGAGATAAGGTTTCGCTAAAGGTGTCTCCTATTAAGGGtgtgatgag GAAGTATGTGAGTTATCCTACTCATGTACTGGAGCCTGAGCATGTGGAGATAGATGAGCAAATGTCCTATGTTGAAAAGCCTAAGGAAATCTTGGACGGGAAGGTGAGAAAAACTCAGAATGGAGAGACAGCTTTAGTGAAGGTTTTGTGGACTAATCATAACGTGGAAGAAGCTATGTGGGAAGCTGAAGCTGCTATGAGGGACAAGTACCCTAATCTTTTGGTTTAA